One genomic window of Glycine max cultivar Williams 82 chromosome 16, Glycine_max_v4.0, whole genome shotgun sequence includes the following:
- the LOC121173780 gene encoding uncharacterized mitochondrial protein AtMg00810-like has translation MKLGFLKCTTEHGVYIKGSNTTNLIVVCLYVDDLLVTGNNETEIANFKGEMMREFEMTDLDLISYFLGIEFKRIDEGVIMHQGRYARDVLKKFIMVDCNSADTPTATGVNLVKDPNKEEVDVTLYRQMVGSLRYLCCTRPDLLYVVGLISRYMENPKLSHFRAAKRIMRYVKGTLDYGILFPSAAKKCNVLGYSDSDLCGDKSDRKSIVGYVFFYGDAPISWSSKKEQVVALSSCEAEYIAAAMAACQAQWLDNIFGELKMKEEGAITLMVDNKSAINLAKHPVAHGRSKPH, from the coding sequence ATGAAGCTTGGATTCCTCAAATGTACAACTGAGCATGGTGTTTATATAAAGGGCAGCAATACTACTAACTTGATTGTAGTGTGCCTGTATGTAGATGACTTGCTTGTGACAGGAAATAATGAGACTGAAATTGCCAACTTTAAAGGAGAGATGATGAGAGAATTCGAAATGACTGATTTGGaccttatttcttattttcttggaATTGAATTCAAGAGAATTGATGAGGGAGTGATCATGCATCAAGGGAGGTATGCAAGAGATGTACTGAAGAAGTTCATAATGGTTGACTGCAATTCTGCAGACACACCCACTGCCACTGGTGTGAACTTGGTGAAAGATCCTAATAAAGAAGAAGTAGATGTAACTTTGTATAGACAAATGGTGGGCTCACTGAGGTATCTTTGTTGTACTAGACCTGACTTATTGTATGTTGTTGGCTTAATTAGTAGATATATGGAGAATCCTAAACTTTCTCACTTCCGTGCTGCCAAGAGAATAATGAGGTATGTGAAAGGTACTCTCGATTATGGTATTCTGTTTCCCAGTGCTGCCAAAAAATGTAATGTTCTGGGATATAGTGATTCTGATTTGTGTGGAGATAAGAGTGATAGGAAGAGCATAGTAGGTTATGTGTTCTTCTATGGTGATGCCCCAATCTCGTGGAGTTCAAAGAAGGAACAAGTGGTGGCTCTCTCCTCATGTGAGGCAGAATACATTGCAGCTGCTATGGCAGCATGTCAAGCTCAATGGcttgataatatttttggtGAACTGAAGATGAAGGAAGAGGGTGCTATTACACTGATGGTGGACAACAAATCTGCCATCAATCTAGCTAAACACCCAGTTGCTCATGGGAGGAGCAAACCACATTGA